Proteins encoded in a region of the Papio anubis isolate 15944 chromosome 14, Panubis1.0, whole genome shotgun sequence genome:
- the ATP6V1E2 gene encoding V-type proton ATPase subunit E 2 produces the protein MALSDVDVKKQIKHMMAFIEQEANEKAEEIDAKAEEEFNIEKGRLVQTQRLKIMEYYEKKEKQIEQQKKIQMSTMRNQARLKVLRARDDLISDLLSEAKLRLSRIVENPEVYQGLLDKLVLQGLLRLLEPVMIVRCRPQDLLLVEAAVQKAIPEYMTISQKHVEVQIDQEAYLAVNAAGGVEVYSGNQRIKVSNTLESRLDLSAKEKMPEIRMALFGANANRKFFI, from the coding sequence ATGGCCCTGAGTGATGTCGATGTGAAAAAGCAGATTAAGCACATGATGGCTTTCATTGAGCAGGAAGCCAATGAGAAAGCAGAGGAAATCGATGCCAAGGCTGAGGAAGAGTTTAACATTGAGAAAGGACGCCTTGTGCAAACCCAACGACTGAAGATTATGGAGTATTATGAGAAAAAGGAGAAGCAGATAGagcagcagaagaaaatccaGATGTCCACCATGAGGAATCAGGCAAGGCTGAAAGTCCTGAGAGCCCGAGATGACCTCATCTCGGATTTGCTCAGTGAGGCGAAGCTGAGACTCAGCCGGATTGTGGAGAACCCAGAGGTCTACCAGGGGCTTCTGGATAAACTGGTGCTCCAGGGTCTGCTCCGACTGCTGGAACCTGTGATGATTGTGCGCTGCCGGCCACAGGACCTCCTCCTGGTGGAGGCTGCTGTGCAAAAAGCCATCCCCGAATACATGACAATTTCCCAAAAACATGTGGAGGTCCAGATTGATCAAGAGGCATACCTGGCTGTGAATGCAGCTGGAGGTGTGGAGGTCTACAGTGGCAATCAGAGAATAAAGGTTTCAAATACCTTGGAAAGCCGACTGGATCTCTCAGCGAAGGAAAAGATGCCAGAAATACGAATGGCCTTGTTTGGTGCTAACGCCAACAGAAAGTTCTTTATATAA